The genomic window CCGACCACGTACGTCGCCTCGCCGTCGCCCGAGAGCAGTCGGTGACGCAGTTGCGCGGCCAGGCTCTCCCGGCGTCCACCCTCGAGGTGGACGTCCCGTGACAGTCGTTCCTTGAACTCGACGTTGCCACCGTCCTGTTCGCCACGGTCCAGGGCTCGCTCGAGGAGAGCCCGGTCACGGCTCATACTCCACGGTAGCGGCCCGCATGGCAAAAACCTTCCCGTACAGTGGTAACATAGCACACAATATGTGTCGGGAGCGTGGACTTCCGCTCGGGTGTCATCAGGAGGCGTACGGCTCGCTCTTCGAACCTGAGTCGACGGCGCGGTCGTCGTGACGGCCGTCGACCGGGGTGTTCCGGCCGCGGTTTCAAGGCGCTCGAGACGCTACTTCGGCTATGAGCGTCAGCGGCCTCTGTCAGATCTGTGAGTCCCGGCCCGCACAGGAGCGGTGTGGGAACTGCGGCACGCTCGCCTGTGACGTCCACTACGAGGACGGGAAGAACCTGTGCGTCGAGTGCGCCGCGCAGGCGGATCCGACGCAACCGTCGCCGTCGGAGTCCGAAGACGTCGACATCAACCGGCTCTGAGCCCGTGACCTCCATCCGCGACGTGCTCGGCGACTCGCTGGCCGTCGGCGAGCGATTCGAACTCCGCCTCGAGGAGCGCGACGACCGACTCGTCGCCGACCATCCCAACGAAGCGAGTCCCATGGATATCGCGGTCGTCGACGGACTGAATCGACTCGAGGAACGGCCACCGGCGGATCCCGTCGCGGTCGAGATTCTCGGTCGGACCGTCGACGACCGGATCGCGGGTCGCGTGATCGATCCCGACGGTCCCTAGTCTCGGTACTGATTCAAGCGCTTTTTCAACCGCTTCGCGGCCTGTCCGCTCGCCGAGGCGAACTCCTCGCCGTCGTCTTCCCCGGCGAAGATAATTCCCCGCGAGGAGTTGACCAGCCCGACGCCGTCGGCGAGGCCGTACTCCACGGCCGCCTCGGCGTCGCCGCCCTGTGCCCCCACGCCGGGGACGAGGAAGGGGAGGTCGGGCACCTGCTCGCGGAGGTCCTCGAGTTCCTCGGGTTTGGTCGCGCCGACGACGAGGCCCACGTTGTCGTTCTCGTTCCAGAGGTCCGCCAGCGCGGCGACGCGCTCGTAGACGGCGTCGCCCGTCTCGAGTTCCAGGTCCTGAATATCGGCACCGCCGGGGTTCGAGGTCCGACAGAGAACGAAGACGCCCGCCTCCTCGTTCGAGAGGAACGGCTGCAGCGAGTCCCGACCCATGTAGGGGTTGACGGTGATCGCGTCGGCCGTCTCGAGCAACTGCGCGTACTGGCGGGTCGTGTTCCCGATGTCGGCCCGCTTGGCGTCCAGCAGGACGGGTACGTCCTTCCCGTGGGCGTAGGCGATCGTCTCCGCCAGCGCTCGCCAGCCGTCGGGATCCTCGTAGAAGGCGGCGTTTGGCTTGTAGACGGCGGCGTGCTCGTGAGTGGCGTCGATGATCCGACGGTTGAAGGCCCACCGCGGGAGGTCGTGCTCCGCGAGGTGGTCGGGAATTCGCGACGGGTCGGGATCGAGGCCGACCGAGACGACGCTGTCGACCGTCCGAATGCGGTCGTGCAGGCGATCGAAGAAGTTCATGCCTGCGAGTGGTCCCCCGCCGGTCGAAAAGGTTGCTATCCCGTCGGCCGTTTCGCGATCGGGGCCGTCCCGCGGGCGGATTCGACCGAGCACACGAGGGCTATCGAGACCACCATCCGATCGTGAAAATCATCCGCGTTCACCGTTGACGGTCCGGAATATCCCGAATGCGAACCGTTCCCGTTCCAAATACTTTAGACATCAGCTACTTCGCTATTATAATCCTTGGCTACAGTATGTCGATTCGAACCAACGAGAAATCTAACTCGCATCTCGGCCGACTGCGGGATCGTATCCGCTCGACGCTGTTCGCGGGCGACGACCGGTCCGCGGAGGACGCCGACGCCGACGCCGACGGCGTCGAAACCGACGACACACCGTCGCCGGATGCCCCCGGTAACCTCTTCCAGTGCTCGCGGTGCGGGACCGTCTACATCGACTCCGAAAAGAGCGACTGCGCGGAGTGCGAGGAAGCCGTCGAGGAAGTCCGGTCGGATCTGAAGTCGTCGCTCGCCCGGTAGTCCGACCGTCTCTCGGCGTTATCGAACGGCTGATTCGGCGTTCGTCTCGGCTTCCGTTCTCCTCAGGCCTCGAGTATCTCGATCGGATTGTTCTCCGGATCGCGGAGGAACAGGATCGTCGTCCCGCTCTCGGTCGTTCGCGGTTCGCTGATCGTCGAGACGTCCTCGGGGAGGGCCGCGTAGAACGCGTCGAGGTCGTCGACCGTCAGTCCGACGTGTTTCGCGCCGGGCTGGTTGAGCCCCGCCGCGGGCGAGCCCCGCGCTTCCGGTTCGTACTCGACGAGTTCGATGCGGATCCCGTCGGCCTCGAGGTGAGCGAACTCCCCGCGGGCGCCGTCGACGCCGACGGCGTCCGAGAACTCCTCGCCGCCGACGCTGAATCGCTCGACGACGTCGAGTCCGAGAACGTCCCGGTAGAAGGGCAGCGTCTCCTCGAGGTCTTCGACGGTGATCCCGACGTGGTGTGCGCTGAGCGTTGCCATCGAGTACTCCCTGCGAGCGGGGAGAAAAAACGCTTCCGTTGGGCGTTGATCGCGCGGGCCAAGAGACCCGAGAGACGGGCGACTCGCGTTCGGCGCCCGCGACGCCCTTCGAATTCGATGCGACGGACGACACTCGCGACTCAGTTTCCGTCGAGGAACTCGCGGAGCCGGTCGGTGTAGGCGTCGGGTCGATCGGCCATGACCCAGTGAGACGCCGACTCGAGGCCGACGAGTTCGGCGTCCGAGATGTCCCCTTCCAGCCGCTCGGCGTACTCGACGGGCTGGAACTCGTCCTCGGCGCCCCACAGCAGGAGCGTTCGAGCGGTGATTTCGCTCGGATCGATCTCGGTCGTGTGGCTCGTGTTCGTACCGATCGCGTCGCGAGACAGCGAGACGACCGCCTCATCGGAATCCCACGGCGCGAGCATCCCTTCGACGAACGCCTCGTCGGGGTCGTCGTACCGGGTGTCGCGGAAGATGCCCTCGAGCAGCTCGCGGGCGTCGTCGACGCTCATCTCGGCGATAGTCGACGGCAGCCCGAGGTCGATGATGGCCTCGACCGGCCACGAGTCGTAACAGACCGCGTTCGACAGCGCGAGCCGTTCGACCGTTTCGGGATTGTGCACCGCGTAGCGCAGTCCGACGCCGCCGCCGAGGTCGTGGCCGACGAACGTGATCGACTCGAGGCCCAGTTCGTCGACCAGACCGTCGACCATCGCCTCCTGCGCGCGGATCGAGCGATCGAAGCCGTCGTGCATCGCCGAGTTCCCGTAGCCGACCATATCGGGCGCGATCACCCGGTAGTCGTCCGACAGCGGCGGGGCGACGTCGCGCCAGAGGTACGACGACGTCGGAATGCCGTGGCAGAACAGCACCGGTTCCCCCTCGCCGTCGTCGTAGTAGGCGACCTCGAGGTCGTGTTCGTCGACGGTGACGGTCGTCGTCTCCTGGTCGTCGGCCCACGTCTCGTACTCCATGACACGGAGGGCTGCCACACCGACGGCATTAGTGGTTGGCGTCGGTCGGATCGCGGACGTATTCCTCGGACGAGCCCGGCGCTCGAAGAACGGAGCGACGGTGCCCGGAACCCTCACGAACGCGGGTCTCTGGAGGCGGGCTTCTCGAACCGATCGGAGTTGATGGAGTACACGTGCTGTCTCGCGTCCGCGAACGAGATCTGGGAGTCGACGAGATCGTGCTCCTCGAGTTGCTTCAGGGCGTAGCGGACCGTCCGCGCGGGGAGCATGGTCTCCTCGGCGAGTCGCGACTGCGTGAGAGAGCCCTCGTGTGCGAGGACCGTCAGCACGAGTTTGGCGCTCGGCGGGACGTCATCGACGGCGTCCGGGGCTGTGGTCGACGTGAGAACGACCTGATCGCTCATTGTCCGTCTCTGGCCACGAACCCTCTTTAATGATTCTCTGCAGCGGCGACTGCCGGCCCCGCTCCGAGTCGGTCAGGACGCCTCGAGTTCGTCCGCCAGCTCGTGGAAACTGTCGATCGTCAGGTCGGGTTCGACCTCGTAGGGCCCCCAGAGCGTGTCCGATCGGTTGATCCAGACGCCCTGCATCCCGGCGTTGATCGCACCCGGGACGTCCCACCAGCCCGCGGCGACGAACGCGATCTCCTCGATCGGCGTGCCGATCTCGTCGGCGGCGTGGCGGTACAGTTCGGGCTGGGGTTTGAACTGCTCGATCTCGTCGGCGCTGATCGCGTCCGCGAGTACGTCTCCGAGGTCGGCGTGATCGACCAGCGACTCGAGCATCTCCTCGTTGCCGTTCGAGACGACGTAGCAGTCGTAGCCCAGGTCCCGGAAGCGCTCCATCCCGTCGCGGACGTCGTCGAAGACCGGCAGTTCGTGGTACGTCGAGAGGATCTCCTCGCGCTCGTCCTCGTCGATGTCGACGCCGATCGTGTCGAGGGCGACCCGGAGCGCGTGACGGTTCATCTCGTAGAACGTGTCGTACTCGCCGATCGCGTTGCCGACCATCGCGTTCGCCAGCGATCGCTGGCGCCACAGTTTCGCGACGAGCGAGGGGTCGAACTCGTCGACGTGCTCCGAGAGGGGTTCGGCGACCCCGGACACGTCCACGAGCGTCCCGTAGGAGTCGAACGCGAGCGTCTCGACGGCGTCGGGATCGAACGTCATGACGGTCGCAGTACCTCGCGAACGGCGAAATAGCTTGGCCCGTCGACGAGGCGACGCTCCCGTCGCGCTGCCGGCACGGGACTGATAGTCGTCACCGTCGTGAGACCCCGCATGGATCCGAGCGAACAGCTGTACGAACGGGACGCCGAGGGCTGGCGCCGCGGCCTGTACGAGGACGTCGAGTCGACGTTCCGCGCGCCGATCGTCAACTGGTTCTTCCGGACGCTGACGGCCAACGAACCCGAATTCGCGCGGTACCTGTGGGCGCAGTGCAAACCGCTCTTCCAGACGCGCGCGTTCGGCCGGTACACCGTCTCCTACAGGGACGCCGTGCTCTCGGCGCTCGAGGACGCCGCCGCGGACGTTCCGCGCTACCGGCGGGCCGATCTCGGTCTCCGCCCGCCCGAGTGGCGCGAGCTCCGCGGCCAGATCGCGACGTTCGATATCGTGGCGCCGCGGCTCGCGTTCACCTTCGCGGTCTGCGACCGGGCGATGAACGGCGACCTGCCGGAGACCGATCCGACCGGCGAAGCCTCGACGGCGCCCCTCCCGGCGTGGCTCGATCGGGATCGCGGTCGGTCGGTGACGATGCTCGACGACGACGCGGTCCCCGCCGACCTCGAGCCCACCGTCGACGAGATCCGGGATTTCCACGGGCTCGAGGGCGGGCTGCCGAGCATCTACCGCTGTCTCGCGCAGTGGCCGGACTACCTCGAGCCGGCGTGGTCGGACCTCGAGGCCGTCCTCGAGAGCGACGCGTTCGAACGCGGTCGCGACGACGCCGACGCGGTCGTCGACGACCACATCGAGAAGCTCCCGTACGCGCCGCGGCTCTCGCCGACGGCGCTCTCCGAACGAGGGTTCGACGACGCGACGATCGACGACCTCCGGGAGTTCGTCCGCCAGTTCAATCGCGGCGCGATCGAAACCGTGCTCCCGGCGCTGGTCGTCTACGCGGCGACGCTCGACGTCGACGGCGAGCGGTCGCTCTAGAGCGCCGCGTCGGTATTCGAGGGCCGTCACTCGAGGACGGCCCGCACCTGCAGGTACTCGACGCGGATCGCGTTGTCGCCGAACCACTCCTCTAGGGCCGCGACCGCGTCCCGGCGGAGTGCGGCGCGGGCCTCGTCGTCGTCCATCCGCCGGAGCACCGGCGACAGCGGGCCGGACTCCTCGGCGAACTCCCGCCAGAAGTGATGCGGAGTCGCGTAGCGGAACTCGAGCAGGCGCCGCTGCAACGAGAGGTCGGTGTCGGCGAACTCCTCGCGGACGAACGCGGGGTCGCCCCACCGGAGGTGCGACCGCGGATCGCTCGGCGGCTCGTCGACGTGGTCGGTCAGCACCTCGGTGAGGTCGCCGACGACGCCGTTCGGCGACCACGCCGTGAAGCAGACGCGACCCCCCGATTTCGTCGCGCGACGCAGTTCCGCACCGGCCGCCGTCGAGTCCGGCGCGAACACGTGACCGAAGTTCGAGAGGACGACGTCGAACGCGCCGTCGGGGACCGGCAGGGCCTCGGCGTCGCCGGTGAGCCAGCCGATGTCGTCGTACCCCGCGAGCGCGGCGTTCTCTCGGGCGAGCTCGAGCATGTCGTGGGCGAGGTCGAGACCGACGACGTCGGCCCCCGAGCGGCGGGCCGTCAGCGCGGCGTTGCCCGTTCCGCAGCCCACGTCGAGGACGCGGTTTCCCGGATCGATCCCCGCGGCGTTGACCAGCCGCGCGATGGCGGGCAGCATGTTCGGCGCCATCGCGGGATAGCGGCCCGCCGACCAGACGTGTCTCGCCGATCGGCCGTCGGCCTCGCTCGAGTCGGTCATACCGGTTTTCCGCCGCCCACGGACAAAAATCGACGGTCGGCAGTTCCGTCCGCGAGTCCGCCTCGCTCGAGCGACCCCGCGAATGCTGGCCCCCGAACGGAGGGGGCCGCGACCGTCGGTCGTCCCATGACACGAACGGCCGTGATCGCCGGCGTCGGTCCCGGACTCGGTGCATCGCTCGCCCGCAAATTCGTCGCCGAGGGCTGTCAGGTCGGACTGTTCGCCCGGTCGGCGGAGTACCTCGAGGAGCTGGCCGACGACCTCGGCGACGACGCGGTCGCCGTCCCGACGGACGTCACGGACCCCGAACAGGTCGAGGCGGGCTTTCGGGAGGTTCGCGACGCGTTCGGTCCGGTGGACGTCCTCGTCAACCACGCTAGCGGCGGGGCGTGGCAGGGACTGCGGGAGATCTCGCCGGACGCGTTCGAGCAGGCGTGGCGCGTCTCGGCCTACGGCGCGCTGCTGTGCTCGCAGGCGGCCGTCGACGACATGCTCGCCGAGGACGGCGGCACGATCATCTTCACCGGTGCGACGTCGGCGGTCCGCGGCCGCGAGGGCGCGATCGGCTTCAGCGCGGCCAAGTTCGCCGTCCGCGGGACGGCCGAGTCGATGGCCCGCGAGCTCGGCCCGGAGGGGATCCACGTCGCCCACGTCGTGATCGACGGGGGGATCCGGCCGCCGAACGTCGACGATAGCGACGCGGCGACGTCCCTCGATCCGGACGCCATCGCCGACTCCTACTGGCACCTCGTCACGCAGGATCGGTCGTCGTGGACCCTCGAGTTGGATCTCCGACCTCACGTCGAGGAGTTTTGAACCGCTGGATCGGGTCAGACGCGGCCTAGCGTTATCCCGTCGGGGATCGATCGTTCGCTATGACCCGCGTCGCGCTGATCGCCCACGACGAGACGAAACCCGACCTGATCGAGTTCGCGCAGACCCACGAGGACCAGCTCCAGAAGTACGAACTGATCGCGACCGGAACGACGGGGAAACGGCTACAGGAGGAGACCGCCCTCGAGGTCGAGCGCATGGCGTCGGGGTCGCTCGGCGGCGACCTGATGGTCGGGGCGGAAGTCGCGAAGGGGAACCTCGACGGGGTCGTCTTTCTCCGGGACCCGCTGGAGGCACAGCCCCACGAACCGGACATCACGGCGCTGTTGCGGATCTGTGACGTCCGCGACGTCGCGCTGGCGACGAACCGCTCGTCGGCGGAGTTCCTGATCGACGGGTTGGCCGACTGACGGTCGCCCATCGCCGACCGCAGCGACCGGTCTCGACCGCCGTACACCGACCTTTACTATCCGGACAGCGAACGTGTCCGTATGACCGTATATGAGAGCGACCTCCCCGGCGTCGGGAAGAAGTTCGAGGTCGAACTCGAGGACGACTCGAGACTCGTCATCGTGACCCACAACACGGGGAAGCGGGAGGTGTTCCTGAAGGACGATCCGGACGCGGACGGCGACAAACTGTTCGAGCTCTCGGATCGCCTCGCCCGGAAGGTCGGAACGATTCTGGAGGGGGCGTACTTCCAGCCCGTTCAGGCCGAGGCGGTGGAGACGATGCTCACGGACGATACGTATCTCGAGTGGTACAACGTCAGTGACGCGGCCGATATCGCCGGCCAGACCCTCGAAGAAGCGGACGTTCGAAATCGGACGGGGGTCTCGATCGTCGCGATCCAGCGCGGCGACGACCTGATCTCGCCGCCGACGCCGGAGACGGTCCTCCAGGTCGACGACACGCTCGTCGTCATCGGCGAGCGCGAGGAGTGCGCCGAGTTCGAGACGCTGTTGGGTGACGAGGTATAATCGCTCGATGACGGTTCCGTCGGAGGTGACCGCGAGTGGCTACTGCTGAATCGACCGCGCTGATCGACGTCGGAATCCTCTTCGGGGCCGTCGCGATCGCCGGCCTCGTCGCGAACCGGATCAACCAATCGGTGATCCCGTTCTACATCCTCATCGGCATGCTGTTGAGCGAGTACGTCGTCGGCAGGATCGACTTCCCGGCGCTGCTCGGCACGGACGCGATCCCCCACGGCGCCGAGCTCGCGCTCGCCGATACCGACTTCGTTCACGTCAGCGCCGAGATCGGGATCGTTCTCCTCCTCTTCTTCCTCGGCCTCGAGTTCAACCTCGACCGCCTGATCGCCTCGAAGGAGCGGATCGGGAAGGCGGGGGCGGTGGATCTCGCGATCAACTTCGGCGCCGGACTCCTGCTCGGCTACGCGCTGTTCGGCTCGTTCCTCGCCGCCTTCCTCACCGCCGGGATCGTCTACATCTCCTCGTCGGCGATCATCACGAAGTCGCTGATCGATCTCGGCTGGATCGCCAACGACGAGTCCGACGCGCTGCTCGGGACGCTGGTCTTCGAGGACCTCTTCATCGCCGTCTATCTCGCGGTCGCGACCGCGCTGGTGCTCGGCGGCGGCGCCGTCGGCGAGGCGCTTGGGCAGATCGGCGTCGCGGTCGGCTTCATCCTCGTCTTGCTCCTGCTGGTCTACCTCGGGACGGCGTGGTTCCAGCGCAGCCTCGAGACCGACTCCCACGAGTTCATCGTGCTCCGGGCGCTGGGGATCACGGTGTTGCTCTCCGGGATCGCCCTGTCGATCGGCGTCAGCGAGGCGGTCGCCGCCTTCTTCGTCGGAATGGCCTTCTCCGCGACCGAGCACGTCCACGATCTGGAGAACCTGCTCGAGCCGCTTCGGGACGCCTTCGCGGCGATCTTCTTCTTCTGGATCGGGCTGTCGACCGACCCGTCGCTGTTCCTCGGCGTCGCGGGACTCATCGCGGTCGCGGCGGTGGCGACGACGCCGACGAAACTGATCAGCGGCTATCTCGGCGGTCGACTCTACGACCTGAGCGAGCGCCGCTCGGTCCGGGTCGGCCTCGGGATGACCACCCGCGGCGAGTTCTCGCTGATTATCGCGAGCCTCGCGCTCTCCGGCGCCGGGACCGCGCTCCCCGAACCGATCGCGGAGGACGTCTACGCCTTCGCCGTCGGCTACGTCCTGGTGATGAGCATCGTCGGCACGACGCTGATGCAGTACTCGAGCGAAATCGAGTCCGTCGTCGTGCCCCGTCTCGAGGCGTGAATGATGGCGACATCACGGCCGAGCGTCGACTGAGCGTCGACCGAGCACCGGCCGGTGATAACTGAGCGACGGTCGGACGACGACCGACGTTCTGCGGGTTCAGCTCCCGCCCGTTCGAAAAGGGATAGCTTCAACCTCCTCGAGGTCCCCGTGACGTCTATGTCACGGGCGGTCGTCTTCGACCTCGATTACACGCTCGCCGTACCCACGCGGGACCGAGCGACGCTCCTGTCGGAGGCGACGACCGCCGCCGACGCGCCGTCGCTCTCCCGCGAGGAGTACCTCGCGGCCCACCGCCGGAACCTCACCCGCGAGACGCGCGAACCCATCTTCGCCGACTTGCTCGACGACCGAGAGACCGACGCCGATCCCGGCGCGGTCGCCGACGCCTACCGCGAGACGATCGCCGACGCGCTCGAGCCCCTGCCCGGCGTCGAGTCGATGCTCGCGGACCTCCGCGGGGAGTACCGCGTCGGCCTGCTCACCAACGGCCCCGTCCGCGCCCAGCGGGACAAACTCGCGACGCTGGGCTGGGAGGACGCCTTCGACGCCGCGCTCGTCACCGGCGAACTCGAGGCCGGCAAGCCCGACCCGCGCGCGTTCGAGGCGATCGCCGCCGAACTGAACGTCGATCCCCGCGACGCCGTCTACGTCGGCGACGAAGTCGAGGCCGACGTCTCTGGAGCGACCGAGGCCGGTATGGACGCCGTTCAGGTGCTGCTCGAGGACGGCCCCGATCCGGATCCGCGGGCCGTCGCCCACGTCGAGCAATCGTCGATCGCGGCCGACCTCCCGGCGATTCTCGAGGACCTCGCGTAACGTCGCTACGCGATCGACGCTAGTTCTCCGCGCGACTCACCGCTTTGACGACGTCCGTCGCCCGTTTGACGGCGGCGCCGCTCTCGACGAAGACGAGGGTTCGCGGCGGCTGTGCGGCTTTCGGACGCACGCGCAAGCCGACGTCTTCGGCGGCCTCGACCGCGACGTCCTGGCCCATCTCGAACTCGAGGCGGGCCCGATCCTCGTGGACGAAGACGCGCGCGATCCGCTGGTCGTCCGAGTCCGGGAGCGCGAGCGTCACGTCGTACGCGCGCGCACCGTCGGTCGTCGGCTCGACGTCGCGGTCGGCGTTCGCGACCGCGATCGACGCGAGTTCGTCGTCCTCCCGGCCGTCGAGTTCGGAGGCGAGCAGTTCGGCGATCCGGCGACCGTCGGTGATCCGCTCCTCGACCATGTCCACCGGTCGGGCGGCCGGAAACTAACGCCCTTCGGCTTCCGCGTCGGCGAGGGCCTCGCGCGCGACGGGGACCAGTTCGCTCACGTCGACGCCCTCCCGACGGGCGTAGACGACGGCGGCGGCCTCGATGGTCAGTCCGAGGTCGTCCTGCAGCTGGTTGATGGCGCCGACCGCCTCGTGTTTCTCCATCCCCTCGGCGACGAGCGCGTCGAGGACGCGTTCGAACGCCGAGCGCTCCCGCAGGAGCTCCTCGTCGGGGACGAACTCGTCGGGGACGGTCACCTCGGCGGGATCGAACGTTACCTCGAGGCCGCCGTCGGTGCGCTCTAACAGGCCGTCCTGCGTGGCGACGTCGATGAGGCGTTTCGACTGGTCGGGCGAGAACCAGTCGCGGTCGAGCGAGAGCGCGACGACGAACTCGTTCTCTTGGAGGCGCCGGGTGCCGTTCTGGATGAACGGGGCGGCGACCGCGACGCGAAGGCTCATAGAAAGAGGTCGCCGGAACGGCGAGATAACGGTGGCGGTTCCGCGTCGTCGCGGATCGGGAGAGCGACGTCAGTCCGAGGCGCGTCCGCTCCCGCCGTTGCGGTCGGCTCGAGACGGCGGCGGGAACTCGGCGGCGGCCGGCTCCGAGGCGTCCGGCAGGACGCAGCGCTCGGGTTCCTGATTGACGTGCCGGTAGCGGTCGGGTGCGTTCGCCAGCGGATGGGCCGGGTTCTGTTCGCTGGCGATGCGTGCGGCCCTGACCTCGCCGAACCCGGTGAGACGGGCTTCGATGCCGCGCCAGTGATGGCGCGATGCGGGCGGGATCGAGACCGGACGCGGCGGTTTGCCGTCCGGGTGGTTCGTCGCGAGGATGCGACTGTTGACGTTGCTGGCTAACGAGTCGTGGTCCACGAGGACGCCGACGCAGGCGTCTCGCGGCGCGCGAGCGGCGAGGACGTCGAGACCGAGGTGGAGCGCCCGATACTCGGCGACGTTGTTGTCCGGGGGCGCGTCCGCGGTCGCGACGCGGGCGACGCGGGTGCCGTCGCGCGTTTCGATGACAGCGCCCAGTCCGCCGCCCGACTCCCGGAAGGAGCCGTCGGTAGCGACGTAGAAGTCCCGATGATGGGTGCGCGGGGGGTGGGCGATGTGCGGTGTGGGCGACTCGTCGAACAGGTCCCGCAGGTTGGACCGGCCGTGAGCGGCCATACGATCGAGTAAGCCGTTCGACCACTTAACTATTCTGTCCACGATAACAAATGCCATACATCGGGATACCGTGCGCTACTGTGGCAGACACCGGTACGGTCCATTTACTAATACGCTCTGACGGGTACTAGTAGGGAGATTTACAGCAGCGATGAGGGTCATCTAGGGCCGACTGTCATCGCTCGCTATTTGTGTCACCATACCTATGTATTTTCGAGCGGTACGTGGTAACATGGAACGGGAAGCCAACGGACGGCCGACGCGACGGTCGTTCCTGATAACAACGGGTGCAGCGTCAGTGGTGGCGGTTTCCGGGTGTCTCGGTGGTGAGGGGCCGGGCGACGACGAGTTCGTGATTACGCTCTCGCAGTTTCCGGACACCGTCGACCCCATCGACCACATCACGGGCGACTACTTCGACGTCTTCGATCACGTCTACGAACCGCTGTTCGACATTCAACCGGGCG from Haloterrigena sp. KLK7 includes these protein-coding regions:
- a CDS encoding DUF2240 family protein, which gives rise to MSLRVAVAAPFIQNGTRRLQENEFVVALSLDRDWFSPDQSKRLIDVATQDGLLERTDGGLEVTFDPAEVTVPDEFVPDEELLRERSAFERVLDALVAEGMEKHEAVGAINQLQDDLGLTIEAAAVVYARREGVDVSELVPVAREALADAEAEGR
- a CDS encoding ribonuclease H, with amino-acid sequence MAAHGRSNLRDLFDESPTPHIAHPPRTHHRDFYVATDGSFRESGGGLGAVIETRDGTRVARVATADAPPDNNVAEYRALHLGLDVLAARAPRDACVGVLVDHDSLASNVNSRILATNHPDGKPPRPVSIPPASRHHWRGIEARLTGFGEVRAARIASEQNPAHPLANAPDRYRHVNQEPERCVLPDASEPAAAEFPPPSRADRNGGSGRASD